The following proteins are encoded in a genomic region of Stutzerimonas balearica DSM 6083:
- a CDS encoding LEA type 2 family protein, translating into MPPIHTAICRAPLRLLALLLLAMSLTSCALFSARDPLAVQVAGIEPLPGEGLEVRFLVKLRLQNPNTTPIDYNGVALSLEVNGRSLASGVSDQQGTVPRFGEALLQVPVSISAFSVARQALGLAEHIGMDEVPYVLRGKLAGGLFGTQRFVEKGRLDLSPIAGNPYVRP; encoded by the coding sequence ATGCCGCCGATTCACACCGCCATCTGCCGGGCACCGCTGCGGCTGCTGGCCCTTCTGCTGCTCGCAATGTCGCTCACCTCCTGCGCGCTGTTCTCCGCGCGCGACCCGCTGGCGGTGCAGGTCGCCGGCATCGAGCCACTTCCGGGCGAAGGCCTGGAGGTACGCTTCCTGGTCAAGCTGCGCCTGCAGAACCCCAACACCACGCCGATCGACTACAACGGCGTGGCATTGTCGCTGGAGGTCAACGGCCGCAGCCTGGCCAGCGGGGTGAGCGACCAGCAGGGCACGGTGCCGCGTTTCGGCGAAGCGCTGCTGCAGGTGCCGGTGAGCATCTCGGCGTTTTCCGTGGCGCGCCAGGCACTCGGCCTGGCCGAGCATATCGGCATGGACGAAGTCCCCTACGTACTGCGCGGCAAGCTCGCCGGCGGCCTGTTCGGCACGCAGCGCTTCGTCGAGAAGGGCCGACTGGATCTCTCGCCAATCGCCGGCAATCCCTACGTACGTCCCTGA
- a CDS encoding EamA family transporter, giving the protein MSLPGSPSVVPLPRHLAVGLLLCLGCILGANHVAARLAFDHGAGVLLAVMLRSGGTLLVLAIIVLSRREPLRLPGATARWQLLLGLLIALQSLCLYSAVARIPVAVALLVANVFPLLLALLSWLLGGPRPTARTLSLMSLIVFGLLLVLDVPGRVLGAQPTEAGWLPGVLLAFCAALAFASALWVTDRKLSAVRGPVRSMLTMLVVFIAASLAGAVELLPGGLTLPREPAGWYGLAALVVLYGTGFTTLFVSMPRLDMPANAPALNVEPLATLLLGWLLLGQALEPIQLVGGLIVVCAIVLLTYRRG; this is encoded by the coding sequence ATGTCCCTGCCCGGCTCCCCCTCCGTCGTACCGCTACCGCGCCATCTGGCCGTCGGCCTGCTGCTGTGCCTGGGCTGCATCCTCGGCGCCAACCATGTCGCCGCCCGGCTGGCGTTCGACCATGGCGCCGGCGTGCTGCTGGCGGTGATGCTGCGCTCCGGCGGCACCCTGCTGGTGCTGGCGATCATCGTGCTGTCGCGCCGCGAACCGCTGCGTCTGCCGGGAGCCACCGCGCGCTGGCAGTTGCTGCTGGGCCTGCTCATCGCGCTGCAGAGCCTTTGCCTGTACTCGGCGGTAGCGCGCATCCCGGTCGCGGTGGCGCTGCTGGTGGCGAACGTCTTCCCCTTGCTGCTGGCGCTGCTGAGCTGGCTGCTCGGCGGGCCGCGGCCAACCGCGCGGACGCTCTCGTTGATGAGCCTGATCGTCTTCGGCCTGCTGCTGGTGCTCGACGTGCCCGGGCGGGTGCTCGGCGCGCAGCCCACCGAGGCCGGCTGGCTGCCGGGCGTGCTGCTGGCCTTCTGCGCCGCGCTGGCCTTCGCCAGCGCGCTCTGGGTCACCGACCGCAAGCTCTCGGCAGTGCGCGGCCCGGTGCGCAGCATGCTGACCATGCTGGTGGTGTTCATTGCCGCCAGCCTCGCCGGTGCCGTCGAACTGCTGCCCGGCGGCCTGACTCTGCCGCGCGAGCCGGCCGGCTGGTACGGCCTGGCGGCGCTGGTGGTGCTTTACGGCACCGGTTTCACCACCCTTTTCGTCAGCATGCCGCGGCTGGACATGCCAGCCAACGCGCCAGCCCTGAATGTCGAGCCGCTGGCCACGCTGCTGCTCGGCTGGCTGCTGCTGGGGCAGGCGCTGGAGCCGATCCAGCTCGTCGGCGGGTTGATCGTGGTGTGCGCCATCGTCCTGCTGACCTACCGCCGCGGCTGA